The Juglans regia cultivar Chandler chromosome 10, Walnut 2.0, whole genome shotgun sequence genome includes the window GTTTGAGAGCAGTTTCTTTGTCATTTTTTCTTATTGGAATTTActtgataaaacaaaaattttattggaatttATTCACTCTGAGAATTTAAATAGCAAGGATCAATGGAACTTACCTATGCAATTCTTAACTCATCTGGAGATATGTAAAGGTGTCTTAAGACCAGGTTGATTATCCTATGTTTGAAATGTTGCTTATTAGTATGTAATCTACATGTTTTAGATAATACTTGTTGATTTGGTGGAAACTGAATGTTATCAGTGGTCATTGGTAGGTTCGAGTCTACAGATGGCTTTTAGTTAGGATAAGAAAGGAGATGGTAGAGAGTgatttggatacagaaattgCTGAATACACGGGAGTCAACCGCGCTTTGAGTGGAAACCAAGATTCAGGCATACGCAGGGAGCCCTCATTCTCAGGCTGGTGTGATGCAGATGGGAGAGTACATTTGGATCATCCATTAGGAAACAGAAATGAATGTGTAGAAGAAGACTCTGACTTTGAGTTGCCTTTGCTTCAACAGGGTGAGGTAGAAAACAAATTTTTTGGCAGGGAGGACTGTGGCAAGTTGAAGGAGACAAGTATGCACTTAAATGGTAGTGAAACCATGGTTGATGTTCCTAATCATGCTGGGAGGAATAAAAGTGAGAAGTATGTGCCTTTTGATATTGAAAATGGGTCTGCAAGGGATAGAAATGGTGTTGATGTCTCCATGTCAATGGATAATCACGAAGCAACGACACCATATTCTGAGGATCCTATTTCTGTTGCCACTGTGTTGAAGATATTGTTTTTTATACTTGTATGGTACACTTGCAGTCTAGCTTTGACCGTGTAAGTTCTTTGTATACTCAGTCTATGATTGAATGCATTATGCTGCAATTAATTTTCTTGTTGATGCcatgagaattttattttttttcttatcatgtGCTTGTTTGATTAGGTATAACAAAAGTCTGTTAGGAGAAGATTTGGGAAGGTTCCCAGCTCCTTTATTGATGAATACTTTCCATTTTACATTGCAAGCTGTTCTATCAAGGGCCATCACATGGTTTTGGTCTCATAGGTTTGAACCTAGAGTTTCCATGTCATGGAGGGATTACTTTGTGAGAGGTAAGattttcagtttaattttattatttcagtTTTCTATTTGAGAGCtgattaattattcattttcttcccTTACATAGAAACAGCTTGTATCCTTTGCTTTGAAATTATTGTTTGTTTGGATTTCCAATACTTTGCTAAGATAACCtaaaaacaattttcttttttcctgatCTCAGGATTTTCCTTATTCTTGTGTTCTTTGCACTGAAGATCCTGACTGTTTTTGTATCTAACAAAATAGAAGTTTATACTAACTTTAACTCTATCGTTCTTGTGTACTTGAAACTGACAAGATTTGGGTACTGTTTGGAATGGGAACCTCTGATTCTGAATGCACTAAAGCAATGTGTTCATTCATAGTtatctttttttcatgtttttgttcTTTGGTAATGTCTTCTTGGATTCTGTTATAGAgttataatgttatattaaaaaatgcacGAGAAGTTAGGGCATGTTTACCAAGTGAAAATTTCTGTAATGTTTGAGACCTCTTGAAAAGCTTTTTAGATGTGTTTTGTCTTGGTTTTTCTGAATGTGTGGGCTACacctttttattaataaaattataattttactcaCAGAAAAACCTATCAAAAAACATTATGGTAGTTTAGTCAACAGAGTTTCTGTTGTCATGTTAGGGATTCAGGTGAGGGCTATCAGTTATTATGCATAGAGTAGCGTAGATAagacaaaagaagaaataacTTAGATAATGCATGGGGCATTTTGTATGCCTATCCCAAGATTACAATGAGACAAAGATGAAGAAGCTTAAATTCTGATCAAGAAATGAAGAAAGGAAACTGTCCTTTTTTTTCCCCAGAGTAATAAAATAGGAGGAGGAACTAGGAGTGGAAAAAAAGCATACAAGTGGGACTAGAAAACATGATTAAAAATCCCTTTACTCTCATAGAGTGCAAGGCTAACTGTTTGTTATGCAACTTTCGTTAGAGGCAAAATAATGATAGGGTATATTGAGTTTGCGCTATAATTAATTGTATAATATGCTTTGAAATTGTACACGAACACTTCCTTCCACTTCTTTCCAAACCCAACTGATTTTTGACAGACGTCTGATGGGGTCCTAACTCCTTTCACGTCTTTTTCACTTCCCATCCTTATATGATACACAAAtgtaaatcaatttatttaacaCACTTTACTCCCAAtccaaaatcaatttataaCATACTTTACTCTCAAACCAAACTTGATCTTGTTATATGTATAGTTAACTTGATTCTTGTGGTAGTGATCACTACCTTCCTCATTCCCCTTACTACATTGTGGGCTGTTGACATATGGGTTATATGATTGGGTCACCATTGAATTGAAGATACTTGGGCAAATTTCAACAGGACTTCTTATGGAGTGGGATGGGTGATTGAGTATAAATTTCATCTAGTAAATTGGCAAAGTTATGTACTCCAATCTGGGGGGAAGGGCTAGGAGTTCGTAACTTGTATGTTTTCAATTGAGCTCTATTGGGAAAATGGTTGGGGTGATCTCAACAAGAAAGGAACGCTATGTGGACGGCTGTAATAGCCTCAAAGTTTGGTGGGGCTTGGGGTGGATGGTGCTCCAATGAGGTGCATGAAACACATGGGGTGGGTTTGGAAGCATATAAGAAGAAGATGGAGGGCTTTTGCTAGACACACTCAACTTGAGGTGGATAATGGgtctagaataaaattctggCAAAACCAATGGTGTGGAGGTAAAGTTTTCAAGGAAGCTTTCCCACAAGTGTTTGGGAGCATGAAACCTCAGTAGCTGatcatttggaatttttttgtggTTCTTCTCAATGGAAAGCTTTTACAAAGCAGCACAAGACCAAGCCGTTGATGCCTTCACAGAGTTTTTAATGTACTTCACTCTACAAAGGAGAGAGCAAGAGATGTAGATAAGGCCCTTTAGTGCCCTTCAAGAAAAGGAAGTTCATTGTCCATTCATTCTATCAAGTTTTCATTATTCAAGATACTAACCCATTTCCTTGGAGGAACATTAAAAGACTATGACATCTATCTCTaaaggatattatttttttggatggCTTCCTCAGGGAGGATTCTTACCATAGATAACTTAAGGAAACGTGGGATTATTGTTGTAGACTGGTGGATCGCATAAAGAATGGGAAAATTGTAGATCATCTACTCATGCACTGTGAGGTAGTCAAGTTCCTATTATGACTTCTTTGATAGGACTAGGTTTAGCTTGGCTGATGTCTGGAAGGTTGGTTAATTTTCTAGCAAGCTGAAGGAGCTTACATGGAAATCCAATCCACAAAATGCAGCAACATAGAAGCTTTGAACGGTAGAAACTTCATCTATCGTTCAAAGCTTTCTTCATCTATAATTATTTAGAGAGAATGGAACTGgatagaagctttgaagatcgTTAACAAATGATGGATGGGCTTAAAGCTTTCTTCATCTACAATTATTTCATTGGGCAATTGCGATAGATTTGAATGGATTGAGTGTCTATGACTTTCTTGTATTGGTAGTTAATTCCTCATAGGTGTCTCTTTTGTATACATCTTGTGttcatgggctatgcctattgttttcattaataaaaaccTTTATTACTTCAAAAAATGATTTCTAAGAGCATGGTTGTGCTTTGATGTTGCTGCTCATCTTTGTTTAGGTCTATATCTGTATGAGTTACATTGATTGATCATCTTGGATTGCACCTTTTGtgctttttaatgaaatttttattgcttataaaaaaaggaGTTACATTGATCAATTCGGGGATTTTGGGTTAGTGAGAAATGGGAACAAGGGTTGATAAAGAAGTGAGATGgacttttataaatatatcagtgatttctaaattttatctgTCGAAGGGaagataaattgatatttgggcaataaatttttataatatttcttcagTCTCACAAATAACTTATTGCTTGCGATTTGTCTTCATGGTTTATTACATATCTTTCTCCTATGCCCAGAGGTTAATGTTCTCTAATTACTAAGCGCTTACACGTGGGTTTCACGATGCaaaatttctatatttcttattaaattaacttTTCTATCAACTAATGCTACAGATGGACTTTGCCTTTAACAGTTGTACCAACTGGGCTTGGAACAGCAATGGACATTAACCTGAGCAATGCATCGCTTGTGTTCATATCAGTCACATTTGCCACAATGGTAGGTTAtctttttatcatcattatgtatttatcatatcaataaaagtttttaatattcattaaatcTGCATACTATCatcattaatcttttttttttttggtgcagtGTAAATCTGCTTCTCCTATATTTCTCCTTTTATTTGCTTTTGCTTTCAGGTAAATCTGTTGCCTATCAATATGTTTTACCTATCTCATTCATATATCCTGCACGTTTTGGAGTCAGTGAGCCATCATCTATTGTTCTGCATGTTGAGCTTCCAGTTTCTTGAGCACCTCATAGTCCTACATTTGATATGTAGTTCCATATCAAAGGTAGTACATATGATTCGAACACCGGATATAGCCAACCCTTTCTCCACCTCGGTTTTTTAGCCTGGCGGTACAGTTaacctatatattatataaaaaaatgggaCTGTCTTTGTTCTTATTAGGTGATTATGTTCTGTTGCTCCTTTGtttccttccttttctcttCATGAGCTCccatatttggttttgttttcttaatgcCTATGCTATAGAATAAACCCTGATATTTTTAACTTCCTACCTCAATTCATTCATCTTGAACCCAtgattctccatatttttatttggaaagaCGAGCAAACTTTGAAAAGTATAACCCATGtcaataataattgaaaagCATGCCCAGTTCCTCTCTTCAAATGCTAGGTAGGAGGTTTGTCATGTGAAGAGAAGATTAGAGATTGCAAATGTAAGGAGGAGCTGAATTATTTTGTTTCGCTTATGCACAATTGGAAGGCTCAAAAGTATACATGTTGAGGACATCAAGCTGTGGAACATTAGTGGTCTAGGAATTATCAAATAGTGTAGCCATAGATGGGAGTTTTATTTATTGCATTCAAGAAAGCTCTATGGTTTTGAGTTCTCTAATTTTCTTGCCATATTCCATAATCATGTTGTGAGCTTCAATTCACCACCATCCACTACAAATGCTTCTCAATTTCAAACATAAAACGTTCATGAACTCTTCATAAGTACATCTCTTAACTTTGTAGAAGTCAACccattttttcctcttcttcttcttcttcatcttctctctctctgtaatgGTATATTGTTAAAATTTCATGTGCCTTCTTCTATTATGTGCCATGCATATTATaatcttttaagtatttaacACTTGACTTTATTTGGCAGGTTGGAGTCTCCAAGCGTTAAACTCTCTGGCATAATTTTAATCATCTCAGTTGGAATACTTTTGACGGGTATATCATCAGTAGTTGCATTTATTCTCCAATAGTTTCTGACTTTTATATGCATTTGTTTGCTTCTAAAACAGATAGCACTGTCAGTGTTAGGATGTACTAACTGTTTTACCACTTCAGAGAATGTGAGTTTCCTATAGTGGTGATAGTGTGCAGATGTCCCTGGTTAGTTATGCGATGCAACAGGTGGACCACCTAGTCAAATCCCTTACTGGCTATGTTGACCTGGGATTCCAAATGGATGACATGGTTTCTGGTTTTATTGACCTAAAAGGTTATTCAATTAAGAAAATGCAAACGATGTGAAAGCCTTCTCTTTTCCCTCGCATCCTTTGTGATGCCTTCAAATTCAGCTTGAGATTTGACAGAGCTTGAAGCATTGGGAcgtgcaacacaaggttacatgctCCCGTTCGTGACAGTTAAAGATGCAGTGCACCAAACCTACATCTAACAATATGCtatattcgcagtggataatttttttctttgagcaatacacAAAGTACCAGAATGCTAATCCCAAACTTATCTACTTGTCCATAACTATTCACA containing:
- the LOC108996641 gene encoding probable sugar phosphate/phosphate translocator At1g06470 is translated as MVESDLDTEIAEYTGVNRALSGNQDSGIRREPSFSGWCDADGRVHLDHPLGNRNECVEEDSDFELPLLQQGEVENKFFGREDCGKLKETSMHLNGSETMVDVPNHAGRNKSEKYVPFDIENGSARDRNGVDVSMSMDNHEATTPYSEDPISVATVLKILFFILVWYTCSLALTVYNKSLLGEDLGRFPAPLLMNTFHFTLQAVLSRAITWFWSHRFEPRVSMSWRDYFVRVVPTGLGTAMDINLSNASLVFISVTFATMCKSASPIFLLLFAFAFRLESPSVKLSGIILIISVGILLTVAKESEFEFWGFVLVMLAAVMSGFRWSMTQILLQKESYGMKNPLTLMSYVTPVMAVATALFSLLLDPWHEFKTSTYFNSPWHVTRSCLLMLFGGALAFFMVLTEYILVSITSAVSVTIAGVVKEAVTILFAVFYFHDEFTWLKGVGLLTIIAGVGLFNWYKYQKLKKGQTSEDHNALEKNVAAKYVILEEMDEQDDDGA